A genomic window from Carassius auratus strain Wakin chromosome 45, ASM336829v1, whole genome shotgun sequence includes:
- the LOC113063202 gene encoding glycoprotein integral membrane protein 1-like, producing the protein MASTWEIRLTVVYLSVLCVLANAQSKQITTETVVLNVTAVSETNQTQYSVQINLTLGLSDNETFINGAHLKPSGVTRMTCPALLLDGSNVSSSNLEEGLVSSELRLMGNQSYVQSDAGEQLLLLVLSQEIIQLADEKVQQPDAYEVEILWNQSSEEITQVTNIYPSTRSKLSDIPRESDVLVSNASIHNTVEDQVLNTTSHYLLKHAETTQEEIAAPGKLPETPLRMDPETLYESREEEERTADSLLLGPPLSGTMSSYSVACQWVERLRDKLRRFWSDSVPLFFLIMWVVVGWYCRFGGHH; encoded by the exons ATGGCCTCTACGTGGGAAATACGTTTAACGGTGGTATATTTAAGCGTATTGTGTGTCCTGGCCAACGCACAATCGAAACAAATAACCACG GAAACAGTCGTGTTAAATGTGACAGCGGTTAGTGAAACTAACCAGACTCAGTACAGTGTACAG ataaatttaactctaggTCTTTCGGACAATGAAACATTCATTAATGGAGCTCATCTCAAGCCTTCAGGAGTCACAAGGATGACATGTCCTGCTCTTTTGT TGGATGGTTCTAACGTGAGCTCTAGTAATCTGGAGGAGGGGTTGGTCAGCAGTGAGCTGAGGCTGATGGGTAATCAGTCATATGTTCAGAGTGATGCTGGAGAGCAGCTTCTGTTACTCGTCCTGAGTCAGGAGATAATCCAGCTGGCAGATGAAAAG GTCCAGCAGCCAGATGCGTATGAGGTGGAGATCCTGTGGAACCAGAGCTCTGAGGAGATCACACAGGTGACCAATATTTACCCTTCAACAAGAAGCAAGCTCTCAGACATCCCACGAGAGAGTGACGTCTTGGTGTCTAATGCGTCCATTCATAATACAG TTGAAGACCAAGTGCTTAACACCACCAGCCACTATCTACTCAAACACGCAGAGACCACGCAGGAGGAGATTGCTGCTCCGGGGAAACTCCCTGAAACTCCCTTGAGGATGGACCCTGAAACCTTGTATGAGTCtagagaggaagaggaaaggaCTGCAGATTCCTTGCTGCTTGGGCCTCCTCTAAGCGGGACCATGTCCTCCTACAGT GTGGCATGTCAGTGGGTCGAGAGGCTGAGGGATAAACTGAGGCGCTTCTGGTCTGATTCTGTCCCGCTCTTCTTCTTGATCATGTGGGTGGTGGTGGGTTGGTATTGCAGGTTCGGCGGTCATCATTAA
- the LOC113062701 gene encoding katanin p60 ATPase-containing subunit A1-like, with translation MDKIAEQMEGYSGADITNVCRDASLMAMRRRIEGLTPERYETCQKDEMHMPTTMEDFETALTKVSKSVSAADLEKYENG, from the exons ATGGACAAGATCGCTGAGCAGATGGAGGGGTACTCTGGTGCTGACATCACCAACGTTTGCAG AGATGCATCTCTAATGGCAATGAGAAGGCGGATTGAGGGATTGACCCCTGAGAGATACGAAACTTGTCAAAAAGATGAGATGCACATGCCCACTACAATGGAGGACTTTGAGACGGCACTGACCAAAGTGTCCAAGTCTGTATCTGCTGCTGACctagaaaaatatgaaaatggaTAG